One genomic segment of Tursiops truncatus isolate mTurTru1 chromosome 11, mTurTru1.mat.Y, whole genome shotgun sequence includes these proteins:
- the PYROXD1 gene encoding pyridine nucleotide-disulfide oxidoreductase domain-containing protein 1 isoform X2, which yields MEAACSTPTAGKFVVVGGGIAGVTCAEQLAIHFPSEDILLITASPVIKAVTNFKQVSKVLEEFDVEEQPSTMLGNRFPNIKIIESGVKQLNSKEHCILTEDGNQHIYKKLCLCAGAKPKLICEGNPYVLGIRDTDSAQEFQKQLTKAKRIMIIGNGGIALELVYEIEGCEVIWAIKDKAIGNTFFDAGAAEFLTSKLIAEKPEAKIAQKRTRYTTEGRKKEAQTKANAGNTGSALGPDWHEGLDLKGTKEFSHKIHIETMCEVKKIYLQEEFRISKKKSLTFPRDHHNQLVIADKEIWPVYVELTNEKIYGCDFIVSATGVTPNTEPFLCGNNFDVAKDGGLKVDDHMHTSLPDIYAAGDICTASWQPSPVWQQMRLWTQARQMGWYAAKCMAAASAGESTDMDFSFELFAHVTKFFNYKVVLLGKYNAQGLGLDHELILRCTKGQEYIKAVLQNGRMMGAVLIGETDLEETFENLILNQMNLSAYGEDLLDPNIDIEDYFD from the exons ttgGCAATTCACTTTCCATCAGAAGATATTCTCCTGATCACAGCTTCTCCTGTTATTAAAGCAGTTACAAATTTCAAGCAG GTTTCTAAAGTGTTGGAAGAATTTGATGTTGAAGAACAACCAAGTACCATGTTAGGAAATCGCTTTCCCAACATTAAGATTATAGAATCTGGAGTAAAGCAACTGAACAGCAAAGAACAT TGCATTTTAACTGAAGATGGCAATCAGCATATTTATAAGAAGCTCTGTTTGTGTGCTGGAGCTAAACCAAAGTTGATATGTGAAGGAAATCCTTATGTGTTAGGAATCCGTGATACAGACAGTGCTCAG GAATTTCAGAAACAGCttacaaaagctaagagaataatGATCATAGGAAATGGTGGTATTGCACTTGAATTAGT GTATGAAATTGAAGGCTGTGAAGTAATTTGGGCCATTAAAGATAAAGCTATTGGGAATACTTTCTTCGATGCAGGAGCAGCTGAATTCTTGACTTCAAAGCTCATTGCTGAAAAACCAGAGGCTAAAATTGcacaaaaaagaacaagataTACAACTGAAG gaaggaaaaaggaagcacAAACCAAAGCTAATGCTGGTAATACAGGCAGTGCCTTGGGACCTGATTGGCATGAAGGGTTGGATCTTAAAGGAACAAAAGAG ttttctcataAAATTCACATTGAAACTATGTGTGAAGTAAAGAAAATCTATCTTCAGGAAGAATTTAGAATTTCTAAGAAAAAGTCCTTGACTTTTCCACGAGACCATCATAATCAGTTAGTTATAGCTGACAAAG agataTGGCCTGTATATGTGGAATTGACCAATGAAAAGATATATGGCTGCGATTTCATTGTCAGTGCTACAGGAGTTACACCAAATACAGAACCTTTTCTCTGTGGCAACAAT tttgatgtagcAAAAGACGGTGGCCTGAAGGTGGATGATCACATGCACACGTCCCTTCCTGACATCTATGCTGCAGGTGACATCTGCACGGCCTCCTGGCAGCCCAGCCCAGTCTGGCAGCAG atgaGGCTGTGGACCCAGGCTAGACAGATGGGATGGTATGCAGCAAAGTGCATGGCCGCAGCTAGTGCAGGCGAGTCTACTGACATGGATTTCAGCTTTGAACTTTTCGCTCATGTAACAAAATTTTTTAACTACAAG GTTGTATTGCTGGGAAAATACAATGCACAGGGCTTAGGTTTAGACCATGAATTAATACTGAGGTGTACCAAAGGACAAGAGTACATCAAAGCCGTCCTGCAGAATGGGCGAATGATGGGAGCGGTCTTAATTGGTGAAACTGATttagaagaaacatttgaaaacttaattttaaaccAGATGAATCTTTCAGCATATGGAGAAGATCTACTAGATCCAAATATTGATATAGAAGATTATTTTGACTAA
- the PYROXD1 gene encoding pyridine nucleotide-disulfide oxidoreductase domain-containing protein 1 isoform X1: MEAACSTPTAGKFVVVGGGIAGVTCAEQLAIHFPSEDILLITASPVIKAVTNFKQVRDLMLKRKSNLLLTHLPQTHLSNFEVSKVLEEFDVEEQPSTMLGNRFPNIKIIESGVKQLNSKEHCILTEDGNQHIYKKLCLCAGAKPKLICEGNPYVLGIRDTDSAQEFQKQLTKAKRIMIIGNGGIALELVYEIEGCEVIWAIKDKAIGNTFFDAGAAEFLTSKLIAEKPEAKIAQKRTRYTTEGRKKEAQTKANAGNTGSALGPDWHEGLDLKGTKEFSHKIHIETMCEVKKIYLQEEFRISKKKSLTFPRDHHNQLVIADKEIWPVYVELTNEKIYGCDFIVSATGVTPNTEPFLCGNNFDVAKDGGLKVDDHMHTSLPDIYAAGDICTASWQPSPVWQQMRLWTQARQMGWYAAKCMAAASAGESTDMDFSFELFAHVTKFFNYKVVLLGKYNAQGLGLDHELILRCTKGQEYIKAVLQNGRMMGAVLIGETDLEETFENLILNQMNLSAYGEDLLDPNIDIEDYFD, from the exons ttgGCAATTCACTTTCCATCAGAAGATATTCTCCTGATCACAGCTTCTCCTGTTATTAAAGCAGTTACAAATTTCAAGCAG GTTAGAGACTTGATGTTAAAGAGGAAAAGCAACCTTCTCCTTACCCATCTCCCACAAACACACCTTTCCAATTTTGAA GTTTCTAAAGTGTTGGAAGAATTTGATGTTGAAGAACAACCAAGTACCATGTTAGGAAATCGCTTTCCCAACATTAAGATTATAGAATCTGGAGTAAAGCAACTGAACAGCAAAGAACAT TGCATTTTAACTGAAGATGGCAATCAGCATATTTATAAGAAGCTCTGTTTGTGTGCTGGAGCTAAACCAAAGTTGATATGTGAAGGAAATCCTTATGTGTTAGGAATCCGTGATACAGACAGTGCTCAG GAATTTCAGAAACAGCttacaaaagctaagagaataatGATCATAGGAAATGGTGGTATTGCACTTGAATTAGT GTATGAAATTGAAGGCTGTGAAGTAATTTGGGCCATTAAAGATAAAGCTATTGGGAATACTTTCTTCGATGCAGGAGCAGCTGAATTCTTGACTTCAAAGCTCATTGCTGAAAAACCAGAGGCTAAAATTGcacaaaaaagaacaagataTACAACTGAAG gaaggaaaaaggaagcacAAACCAAAGCTAATGCTGGTAATACAGGCAGTGCCTTGGGACCTGATTGGCATGAAGGGTTGGATCTTAAAGGAACAAAAGAG ttttctcataAAATTCACATTGAAACTATGTGTGAAGTAAAGAAAATCTATCTTCAGGAAGAATTTAGAATTTCTAAGAAAAAGTCCTTGACTTTTCCACGAGACCATCATAATCAGTTAGTTATAGCTGACAAAG agataTGGCCTGTATATGTGGAATTGACCAATGAAAAGATATATGGCTGCGATTTCATTGTCAGTGCTACAGGAGTTACACCAAATACAGAACCTTTTCTCTGTGGCAACAAT tttgatgtagcAAAAGACGGTGGCCTGAAGGTGGATGATCACATGCACACGTCCCTTCCTGACATCTATGCTGCAGGTGACATCTGCACGGCCTCCTGGCAGCCCAGCCCAGTCTGGCAGCAG atgaGGCTGTGGACCCAGGCTAGACAGATGGGATGGTATGCAGCAAAGTGCATGGCCGCAGCTAGTGCAGGCGAGTCTACTGACATGGATTTCAGCTTTGAACTTTTCGCTCATGTAACAAAATTTTTTAACTACAAG GTTGTATTGCTGGGAAAATACAATGCACAGGGCTTAGGTTTAGACCATGAATTAATACTGAGGTGTACCAAAGGACAAGAGTACATCAAAGCCGTCCTGCAGAATGGGCGAATGATGGGAGCGGTCTTAATTGGTGAAACTGATttagaagaaacatttgaaaacttaattttaaaccAGATGAATCTTTCAGCATATGGAGAAGATCTACTAGATCCAAATATTGATATAGAAGATTATTTTGACTAA
- the PYROXD1 gene encoding pyridine nucleotide-disulfide oxidoreductase domain-containing protein 1 isoform X3, with amino-acid sequence MLGNRFPNIKIIESGVKQLNSKEHCILTEDGNQHIYKKLCLCAGAKPKLICEGNPYVLGIRDTDSAQEFQKQLTKAKRIMIIGNGGIALELVYEIEGCEVIWAIKDKAIGNTFFDAGAAEFLTSKLIAEKPEAKIAQKRTRYTTEGRKKEAQTKANAGNTGSALGPDWHEGLDLKGTKEFSHKIHIETMCEVKKIYLQEEFRISKKKSLTFPRDHHNQLVIADKEIWPVYVELTNEKIYGCDFIVSATGVTPNTEPFLCGNNFDVAKDGGLKVDDHMHTSLPDIYAAGDICTASWQPSPVWQQMRLWTQARQMGWYAAKCMAAASAGESTDMDFSFELFAHVTKFFNYKVVLLGKYNAQGLGLDHELILRCTKGQEYIKAVLQNGRMMGAVLIGETDLEETFENLILNQMNLSAYGEDLLDPNIDIEDYFD; translated from the exons ATGTTAGGAAATCGCTTTCCCAACATTAAGATTATAGAATCTGGAGTAAAGCAACTGAACAGCAAAGAACAT TGCATTTTAACTGAAGATGGCAATCAGCATATTTATAAGAAGCTCTGTTTGTGTGCTGGAGCTAAACCAAAGTTGATATGTGAAGGAAATCCTTATGTGTTAGGAATCCGTGATACAGACAGTGCTCAG GAATTTCAGAAACAGCttacaaaagctaagagaataatGATCATAGGAAATGGTGGTATTGCACTTGAATTAGT GTATGAAATTGAAGGCTGTGAAGTAATTTGGGCCATTAAAGATAAAGCTATTGGGAATACTTTCTTCGATGCAGGAGCAGCTGAATTCTTGACTTCAAAGCTCATTGCTGAAAAACCAGAGGCTAAAATTGcacaaaaaagaacaagataTACAACTGAAG gaaggaaaaaggaagcacAAACCAAAGCTAATGCTGGTAATACAGGCAGTGCCTTGGGACCTGATTGGCATGAAGGGTTGGATCTTAAAGGAACAAAAGAG ttttctcataAAATTCACATTGAAACTATGTGTGAAGTAAAGAAAATCTATCTTCAGGAAGAATTTAGAATTTCTAAGAAAAAGTCCTTGACTTTTCCACGAGACCATCATAATCAGTTAGTTATAGCTGACAAAG agataTGGCCTGTATATGTGGAATTGACCAATGAAAAGATATATGGCTGCGATTTCATTGTCAGTGCTACAGGAGTTACACCAAATACAGAACCTTTTCTCTGTGGCAACAAT tttgatgtagcAAAAGACGGTGGCCTGAAGGTGGATGATCACATGCACACGTCCCTTCCTGACATCTATGCTGCAGGTGACATCTGCACGGCCTCCTGGCAGCCCAGCCCAGTCTGGCAGCAG atgaGGCTGTGGACCCAGGCTAGACAGATGGGATGGTATGCAGCAAAGTGCATGGCCGCAGCTAGTGCAGGCGAGTCTACTGACATGGATTTCAGCTTTGAACTTTTCGCTCATGTAACAAAATTTTTTAACTACAAG GTTGTATTGCTGGGAAAATACAATGCACAGGGCTTAGGTTTAGACCATGAATTAATACTGAGGTGTACCAAAGGACAAGAGTACATCAAAGCCGTCCTGCAGAATGGGCGAATGATGGGAGCGGTCTTAATTGGTGAAACTGATttagaagaaacatttgaaaacttaattttaaaccAGATGAATCTTTCAGCATATGGAGAAGATCTACTAGATCCAAATATTGATATAGAAGATTATTTTGACTAA